TTTGGGAATGCAAATCAATTCATGAACGTTATTAACTTGAATATCCTGATTCTGAAAATTACCAATCACCAACTACCAAATTTTAATATATCCCCAACTTATACAAAAAGCTGGGGATCTCAACCTAATTAATTATCTTCTTTTAGGACACTCAGGTAAACTTTTGTCAGTGTAATTACAATCAAAGTAAATTAATGCTTCTCTACTCGATTTAAAGTTTCTCGTTGTCTTGTAACTGTCTTTTTGCGGATCTTCATCTTTATCCCAAATCTTCAAATAGTATTTTTGACCATCATCCGAAGACCATAACTCATAACGGTACTCACCACCATAACCTTCACTTCGTAAGTAGTCAGCTAGTGCAGCATTGGGAGCAACTATAAGGGTAATTACGGTCAAGATAGGCAATATAGCCAATTTCAATATTTTAACTTTCTTCATAGACACACCTGTTAGATATTACATCTAAATCATAATGTAACTGCGTATCAGTGTCTAGATAAAAACCAGTAAAATTTACCTAAACTTTATAAATAATGTATAAAACTGTGCGCCTTTGTATTTGGGCGCAAAACAAAGATGTTAACATCCTCAAGATAGATATCCTCTCTCTTAAAGTATGCAAAAATAAGAATAGAAACAGATGTTAAAAAAATTTGACACCATTTTCTATTCTTAGCTACTTAACTCCTGAACTCCTATTCCCAGGAGGCATAACTTATGATAGATAAAGATATAAGAATTGTTTCTTTAATTCCTAGTGCGACGGAAATAGTTGCTACACTTGGTTTATGTGATGCCATTGTTGGGCGATCGCACGAATGTGACTATCCCCCAGAAATCGCCAATCGTCCTATTTGTACCCAAGCACGTTTAGATTGTGAACAGCCTAGCAATATCATTAATGATGAAGTGAACAAGATATTGCAATCTGCTTTGAGTATTTACAAAATTAAAGTTGATGTTTTAGAGAAATTGCAACCTACGCACATTCTCACTCAAGATCAATGTGATGTTTGTGCAGTCAGCTTACCAGAAGTGCAGAAGGCAGTCACTGAACTTACCCACAGTTCACCCCAGATTATCTCTTTACAGCCTAACACACTGCGGGATGTGTGGGGTGATATTGAGCGAGTTGGTCAAACCTTTGGGGTGGACTCAGTAAAAATAATTGAGAATTTAGAAGCTAGAGTTAAAATTTGTAACCGTAAAATTCAAGGCTTGTCTGTAACAGAAATGCCTAAAGTCGCTTGTATAGAATGGACTGATCCTTTGATCACGGCTGCAAATTGGATACCTGAATTAATCAACTTGGCAGGTGGACAAACGTTGTTTAGTGTTACAGGTAAGCCTTCTGCTCATTTGAACTGGGAAACATTGGTTGCTACTAACCCTGATGTAATTATTTTTATGCCCTGCGGCTTTGATTTACAACGGACTCAACAAGAAGCGAAGTTATTAACTCAGCGCCCAGAGTGGGAAAAACTCCACGCTGTCAAAGCTGGGAGAGTTTTCATTACTGATGGTAACTCTTACTTTAACAGACCTGGCCCGCGTTTGGTTGATTCTGTGGAAATTTTAGCCGAAATCTTGCACCCAGAAATATTTGAGTATGGTTATCAAGGCACTGGGTGGCAAACTTTACAAAACTAAAATTAGTGCAACCAATCGCTAAAAACTGTCTTTTCTTCGAGTTGGTACGTTAAATGTTGGAGACATCTGGGGAAAATTAAAATTAAATATGCGTTTTTTATAACCCCTGTAGAGACGTTCCATGGAACGTCTCTACTATTTATTTGTCGGAGATATCTTTCGCAATACCTTAACGCACCCTAGAACCACTACGCCTGTGACTCCTCAACTTGACCAACTCTGCGAATGTTAAGAATATCACTCATTTTTTTAATCTGCACAAACAAGTGTTCTAATTGAGAGCGATCGCGAATATCAATACCCAAGTCAATTAGTGCCGGTTGTCCCAAAGCAGTTTTCACGTTAGCATGACGCACATTTATACCTTGATCACTCAACCGCGATAAAATATCTTTTAAGATTCCCACTCGGTCAAGAGTTTCAATTTGAATCTCTATGGGGTAAGTGTGAGGACGACCATGATGTTCTATTCCCATATTCCATCTTACAGGTACTAGGCGCTCACATTCCACATTGTCCACATTATGACACCCTTGGCGATGAATAGATATACCCCGTCCCCGTGTCACCACACCAATAATCGCTTCACCAGGAATTGGCGTACAACACCCAGCTACATGATAAACCAGCCCTTCTACACCAATAATAGGTGAATCACTAGCACGGGAAGTAGTTGATGATGTTTCTCGTGAGGATTTGGAAATTGTTTCTTTAGGTAGAAAGGGGATCACATCAGCCACAGGTTGTTGTGCTTTCACCACTTCTCTCCAGCGATTCAATACCAAGTTTAAGGTAATTTCCCCGTAACCTAAACCCGCAAGTAAATCTTCCACACTGTGATAATTGCACTTCTCCGCCACAGTTTGCATAGAGGCTGATTTCAGCAGGTGTTCAAAACCAGTTTTACCAAGTTCCTTTTCTAATAAATCCCGTCCCCTCGCCACATTTTCTTCCCGGCGCGATCGCTTGTACCACTGTTTAATGCGATATTTCGCCGCCGAAGTCCTGACAAAATTCAACCAATCCAAACTAGGATGGCTATTCTTTTGAGTAATAATATCGACAATATCACCATTGTGTAATCGCGTGGATAATGGCACTATCCGCCCATTTACCCGCGCCCCCGCACAATGGTTTCCTACCTCTGTATGAATTCGATAAGCAAAATCTATACTCGTAGATCCGGGACTTAGAGGTACAACATCCCCCTTAGGGGTGAAGACATAAACATCATCTTCAAATAGATTGTCTTTAACACTATCTAAGTATTCTTGAGCATCTTTTAAATCACTTTGCCAATCCAATAGTTGCCGCAACCAAGTAAACTTCTCATCCGAGCCGGTCAGTTGGCTATGGGAAGAACTGCCTGTTTCTTTATACTTCCAATGTGCAGCAATCCCATACTCAGCAATATGATGCATTTCCATTGTCCGAATTTGCACTTCCAAAGGGCGACCGGTCAAACCAATGACCCCAGTATGCAAAGACTGGTAACGGTTGGGTTTTGGCAATCCAATGTAATCTTTAAATCTGCCGGGAATCGGGCGAAACGCATCATGAACTACCGCCAAAGCCCGATAGCATTCTTCATTAGTTTGTACAATTATTCGCAGTGCAGCCAAATCGTAAATTTCATGAAATTCTTTTTGCTGACGCTGCATTTTTTGATAAATACTATAAAGATGTTTGGGGCGGCCGCTCACATCCGAACACTGAATTCCTGCCTGTTGCATTCGTTCCCGCAACACTTCCGTAGCTTTAGCCAATTTTTCTTCCCGCGCTGTCCGCTTTTCAGAAACGTGCTGCTGCATTTCCCGAAAAGCATCAGGTTCCAAATACTTAAACGCCAAATCTTCCAATTCCCATTTAATCCGCCAAATCCCCAAGCGATTAGCTAAAGGTGCAAAGATATCTCGTGTTTCCTGGGCGCTACGGCGACGACTGGCTTCTGACATATACTGCAAGGTTCGCATATTATGCAAACGGTCTGCCAACTTCACCACAATGACCCGAATATCCTGCGCCATTGCCAAAAACATTCGCCGGAAATTTTCCGCTTGGCTTTCAGTTTTACTCGTAAAATTAATTTTAGACAACTTGGTGACACCTTCCACCAATTGCCTGACTTCTGCCCCAAAAAGCTCTTCTATTTCTTCAATTGTAACTTCTGTATCTTCAACTACATCATGAAGAAATCCAGCTGCTATCATAGCAGGACTGCCGCCCAAATCTCGCAGCAATCCAGCTACAGCTACTGGATGAGCTATATAAGCTTCTCCAGATTTGCGGTACTGACCTTGATGCAGTTGATAGGCAAATTTAAAAGCATTACAAATCAGAGCCATATCGCTATACGTTCGGTCATCTTCCGCTACGCTGCTTTTTACTGATGTTTCTCGTAAACATTTTTTAAGCCATTCCGGAAGACTGACATCTACTGAGGAATCAAGAAGTAAGCTGCTCATACAAGAGAAATGATAGGTTTTTGGTGGTTCAGTCAGATATAGACGAAAATGACAGCATCGTCAAAAGAAGATGCTGCTGCCTGCCTACAGACAGGTAGGAAAAACAGTGGGAGGATGACTTTTTAATTGCCTAGAATCATCCATTGCTGGTATTGAGGCACATAAGCCTGAATATCCATGAGTGGCAGACAACACCTCAAAGCATGATTTGAGGCGTGAGCTTTAATTGAGGTCTTCAAACAGTTTATTCTAGAAGGAAATTTTGTTAACACTAATATTTGCTAATTATATAGACAAATATCCAGTTTAATTAGTTGGCAAGTTGTACCTTCACAGGGTGAACTAGAACAGCCCTTGATTAACTTTTATCTGTCAACTGCTGCATTGACGTTTAACTTGGGACTTATAAGTGCAACCAGTGGTTGTTTGACAGCAGAACTTATTAAACCATTTTAGCTGATTTGACGTAATATGTCTAATGTCTAGAAAAGCAGCGACGTTTTGCAAAAATATCTTAACTAGCACTGGATGTCTTTGAATCAGGAAAAATATCAGGAATTCGCAACATTACTAGAGCAATTATGCTCTGATGTCACTAAAACTCAACTTGATGCCCCTACCCTACGGCAATGTCTTTTTGAGTTACAGCAATGGTTTGTCCAGCAAATTGTGTCTTTGACTGATTTGGACTCGCGCCAGCAGTCTTATCAGACGGAAATGAGTAAGCAACTACGTTTATTAGAAATAGATGTAATGTTTCTTCAAGGTGCAAGACAGTCAGCTACGGCACAGGCGAGAATCAAAACTATTGAAGAACGTCTAAATACTCTGATTCGATATTGTCAGGCTCTTCTGGAGTGATACGAGAAGTATTTCCGATCCCCGATTTCTTGAAGAAATGGGGGATATTTGCGTATCCTACAACATTTGTAGAGACGTTCCCCATGTAGGAATTCTCGGCTCTACATTCTTTTTCACCAGATGTCTAAATGATTTTAACTAAAATCAAAAGCATAGTGATGAGCATCTAACATCTACTTTTGCTAATCTGATAGACTATCCTAAATTTACGTTTTATATAAACAGGCAACCCAAAGCCGATAATTAACTATGAGTGAAGCTTTATTTAGTATTGAAAATCTCCGTGTAGCTTATCCCCAACGCAGCGGGGAAGAAGAAAACTGGGCAGTTGATGATGTATCTTTTACACTCCAACCAGGTGAAAAAATGGGGTTGGTGGGTGAGTCTGGTTGTGGTAAATCCACTATCGGACGGGCAATAATGCGTTTATTACCTGCTTCTAGTCGCGTTGAAGGTAAAGTAATTTTTCGGCGAGACTCGGTATTAGATTTAACGCCAGTTCAAATGCGGAAATTTCGCGGTGAAGCTGTAGCTTTGGTTTTTCAAGACCCAATGACACGCCTAGACCCGTTAATGACGATTGGTAATCATTGTCTAGAAACCCTAGAAGCGCATTCACCAGAATTATCCAAACAGCAAGCGAAGGAAAAAGCTTTAGCAACTTTAGAAAAGGTGAAAATTCCTGCCAGTCGCTGGAACCAGTACCCCCATGAGTTTAGCGGGGGGATGCGACAACGGGTGGCTATTGCGCTGGCTTTACTCCTCCACCCTAAGTTAATCGTTGCTGATGAACCCACAACCAGTTTAGATGTTACCGTTTCTGCCCAAATTTTACAAGAATTAACGCGATTGTGTGCTGAGGAAAATATGGGATTATTATTGATTTCCCATGATTTAGCAATGGTAGCGGAATATTGCGATCGCATTGGCGTAATGTATCAAGGTAAAATGGTAGAAATGGGTAAAACAGAAACTGTATTTGCTAATCCCCAGCATGAATATACCCAATCTTTATTAAAAGCAGCTTTGCATATTCAACAAGAAAAGGGAAAAGGGAACAGGAAACAGGAAACAGAAAAAGCAAATCCCATTTTAAAAGTTACAGAACTCAAACAACATTATACCATAGAACCGAATTTTATTGAACGTCTATTTAAAGGTGAAAATCAAACAATTAAAGCTGTAGATGGCATTAATTTAGAATTATATCCAGGGGAAATATTAGGATTAGTGGGAGAGTCTGGTTGTGGTAAAAGTACACTTTCTAGAACTATCTTACAATTAATTCGTCCTACATCTGGGAAAGTTGAATTTTTAGGACAAGAGTTAACTAACTTATCACGTCAAGAAATACGTTCTTCCCGCCGACAAATACAAATGGTATTCCAAGATCCTCATGCTTGTTTAAATCCAGCGATGACCGTGGGACAAAGTATAGCTGATCCTTTATTAATTCACAATTTAGCTAATGCTGAAAAAGCGAAAGAACAGGTTTTGTGGATGTTAGAAAAAGTCGGTTTAACACCAGCAGAACTTTATTATCAGCGTTATCCCTCGGATTTATCTGGAGGACAACAACAACGGGTAGCAATAGCACGAGCTTTCATTACTCGTCCTAAATTAGTAATATGTGATGAACCAGTGAGTATGTTAGATGCGAGTGTACAAACACAAGTCTTAGATTTAATGTTGCAATTAAAAGCCGAATTTGAATTAACGTACTTATTCATTACCCATGATTTATGGTTAGCGCGGTTTTTGTGCGATCGCATCGCCGTCATGAATGGTGGTAAAATAGTTGAATTAGGTTGCACCAAAGAAATTTTCGCCAATCCCCAACACCCCTATACACAAACCCTCCTAGCAGCTGCACCTTTATTAGCAAGAGTATAATGTCATTAGTCATTCGTCATTGGTAAAATTCTTACCCAGTCCCCAGTCCCTTCCAGTCCCCAAGCTAAATAATGTCTAAAAACCAGCCATCAAATCCTTACAAAAACAATATTTATCCTGCCGACAAATGGCAAGAAAGAATAGCACAAATAGCATATCGCTTCAATAAAGAATATCAAAAAGAAGCCTTTGAAGTTCCAAACGAAGTCCAAGAAATGCCAATATATAAAGAATGGAAAAATGGCATCTTAGCTTATAAAATTGCTTCCCCTTTTTGGGAAATTGCCCAACCTCAAAAAAACCAACATTGTTTAGATATTGGTTGCGGATTCAGCTTTTTAATCTATCCTTGGCGAGATTGGCAAGCATTCTTTTATGGGCAAGAAATTAGTAATATAGCTAGAGATACCCTAAATTCTCGTGGTTCACAGTTAAACTCAAAACTATTCAAAGGTGTGGAGTTGGGAGCATCACATCATTTAAACTACCCTTCCGAACAGTTTGATTTAGTCATAGCTACAGGATTTAGTTGTTATTTTCCCCTAGAATATTGGCAGGCTGTTTTACTAGAAGTCAAACGAGTATTGAAACCAGGTGGACATTTTGTATTTGACATTCTGAATTCAGAACAACCTTTAGCTGAAGATTGGGCAGTTTTAGAAACTTATTTGGGTGCAGAGGTGTTTCTAGAATCTGCGTCTGAGTGGGAAAAAACCATTAAAACTGGCGGTGCTAAAGTAGTAAAACGGCAATTAGGAGAATTATTCGAGTTATACAAAGTGAGGTTTTGAGATAAAAATTAGTCGTCTTATCCTACTAAAATATAACCAAATATAATATTATTAATCTAAGTTGCTAGTTAGAGAAAAGGGAACATAGGAGAAAGAAATTTAGAACTCAAAATTCAAAAACTCCTGACTACTGACTACTAACTACTGACTGCTGAACTACCAAGAATTTTGCCCAGATAGCCGCAATGATGATCCGCCATGCCACAGAAACAGACCTACCAACAATTGTAGCCATTTATAACGCTGCTGTTCCTACCCGCATGGCCACAGCCGATTTAGAACCTGTGTCTGTGGAAAGTCGCATGGCTTGGTTTCAGGGACGAGTACCCTCACAACGTCCCCTCTGGGTAGTGGAAATAGATGGTATAATTGCTGGATGGCTGAGTTTCCAATCCTTTTATGGTAGACCGGCTTACCATTGCACCGCCGAAATTAGTATTTACATTTCCCCAGACTTTCAAAAACATGGTTTGGGAAAGCAACTTTTAGAAAAAGCAATTAGTGAAAGTCCCAGCTTAGGTTTAAAGACCTTGGTCAGCTTTATTTTTGCTCATAATCACCCCAGTTTAAAATTGTTTGAAAAATTTGGTTTTCAACATTGGGGACATTTGCCCAAAATCGCCGATTTAGCAGGTGTTGAACGAGATTTAATTATTCTGGGGTTACGAGTTGGGGAGAAGTCATATAGCAGGTGACAGGTGACAGGTGACAGGGAAGAAAGCAGGGGAGAAACATTATCTTTCTTTTGACTCCTGACTCCTGACTCCTGAATTCTGCTGTATATTTAACGAGAGGTTAAACTGTCAAAGCGATATTCAGTACCTACTTTGAGTTGATTAGCATTGTACCGAGGAGACATCAACAGCGAAGAGTTGTAAGGATTCGGTAAATCAGGGGTGCGAAGATAAGGATCATTCTGTGCTTGTTGGACGAGAACATCGTGATAAACAGTGTTAACCAACTCAGCATCTTTAGCGATTTCATTATCCGGGAAAGTTGTTCCAAACTTAGCACCAGGACCTAATAAAGAATCTACCTGACGCTGTAAACTGCCATTTTCGTAGAAATTACGATCATTGCGAAAAAAAGCTCTCTCGACGGTATTGGTTATTGCTTCATAATTTTCTGATTCCATCTCGGCAACTGCAACTACAGGAAATGTAGCAGTAGCAACTATTACCAATAATCCACTCAATCCTTGCAAATTTATACTCATGTTTACAACTCCTCAATTTTTGGGCGAATCTTAATTTATGCTTAATTTCAGAACTCTCATCAGTTCAACCTTTGGTGTAGCACAACTTTTAACGGTTTGTAATGTCGTATTCTACTGAAACATCCAACCAATCGGATATTTGGGCAACTACTACTGATTTAACTACCCTGCGTCAGAAGTTACTGGATTTATTTTGCCAACTTGCTTATCAAGAAGGTGATTTTGTTCTCTCATCTGGACAACGTAGTTCTTACTATATTAATGGTAAACAGGTAACACTCCACCCCCAAGGTGCTTTGGCTGTAGGCAGGTTGATATTACATATCCTACCAGTAAATACACAGGCAGTAGCCGGTTTAACCCTGGGTGCTGATCCCATCGTTTCTGCTGTGAGTGTGGTTTCTGTCTATGAAAATAGACCCCTACCTGCGTTGATTATTCGCAAAGAAGCTAAAGGTCATGGC
This region of Anabaena sphaerica FACHB-251 genomic DNA includes:
- a CDS encoding cobalamin-binding protein encodes the protein MIDKDIRIVSLIPSATEIVATLGLCDAIVGRSHECDYPPEIANRPICTQARLDCEQPSNIINDEVNKILQSALSIYKIKVDVLEKLQPTHILTQDQCDVCAVSLPEVQKAVTELTHSSPQIISLQPNTLRDVWGDIERVGQTFGVDSVKIIENLEARVKICNRKIQGLSVTEMPKVACIEWTDPLITAANWIPELINLAGGQTLFSVTGKPSAHLNWETLVATNPDVIIFMPCGFDLQRTQQEAKLLTQRPEWEKLHAVKAGRVFITDGNSYFNRPGPRLVDSVEILAEILHPEIFEYGYQGTGWQTLQN
- a CDS encoding RelA/SpoT family protein produces the protein MSSLLLDSSVDVSLPEWLKKCLRETSVKSSVAEDDRTYSDMALICNAFKFAYQLHQGQYRKSGEAYIAHPVAVAGLLRDLGGSPAMIAAGFLHDVVEDTEVTIEEIEELFGAEVRQLVEGVTKLSKINFTSKTESQAENFRRMFLAMAQDIRVIVVKLADRLHNMRTLQYMSEASRRRSAQETRDIFAPLANRLGIWRIKWELEDLAFKYLEPDAFREMQQHVSEKRTAREEKLAKATEVLRERMQQAGIQCSDVSGRPKHLYSIYQKMQRQQKEFHEIYDLAALRIIVQTNEECYRALAVVHDAFRPIPGRFKDYIGLPKPNRYQSLHTGVIGLTGRPLEVQIRTMEMHHIAEYGIAAHWKYKETGSSSHSQLTGSDEKFTWLRQLLDWQSDLKDAQEYLDSVKDNLFEDDVYVFTPKGDVVPLSPGSTSIDFAYRIHTEVGNHCAGARVNGRIVPLSTRLHNGDIVDIITQKNSHPSLDWLNFVRTSAAKYRIKQWYKRSRREENVARGRDLLEKELGKTGFEHLLKSASMQTVAEKCNYHSVEDLLAGLGYGEITLNLVLNRWREVVKAQQPVADVIPFLPKETISKSSRETSSTTSRASDSPIIGVEGLVYHVAGCCTPIPGEAIIGVVTRGRGISIHRQGCHNVDNVECERLVPVRWNMGIEHHGRPHTYPIEIQIETLDRVGILKDILSRLSDQGINVRHANVKTALGQPALIDLGIDIRDRSQLEHLFVQIKKMSDILNIRRVGQVEESQA
- the patD gene encoding heterocyst frequency control protein PatD, with product MSLNQEKYQEFATLLEQLCSDVTKTQLDAPTLRQCLFELQQWFVQQIVSLTDLDSRQQSYQTEMSKQLRLLEIDVMFLQGARQSATAQARIKTIEERLNTLIRYCQALLE
- a CDS encoding dipeptide ABC transporter ATP-binding protein, translating into MSEALFSIENLRVAYPQRSGEEENWAVDDVSFTLQPGEKMGLVGESGCGKSTIGRAIMRLLPASSRVEGKVIFRRDSVLDLTPVQMRKFRGEAVALVFQDPMTRLDPLMTIGNHCLETLEAHSPELSKQQAKEKALATLEKVKIPASRWNQYPHEFSGGMRQRVAIALALLLHPKLIVADEPTTSLDVTVSAQILQELTRLCAEENMGLLLISHDLAMVAEYCDRIGVMYQGKMVEMGKTETVFANPQHEYTQSLLKAALHIQQEKGKGNRKQETEKANPILKVTELKQHYTIEPNFIERLFKGENQTIKAVDGINLELYPGEILGLVGESGCGKSTLSRTILQLIRPTSGKVEFLGQELTNLSRQEIRSSRRQIQMVFQDPHACLNPAMTVGQSIADPLLIHNLANAEKAKEQVLWMLEKVGLTPAELYYQRYPSDLSGGQQQRVAIARAFITRPKLVICDEPVSMLDASVQTQVLDLMLQLKAEFELTYLFITHDLWLARFLCDRIAVMNGGKIVELGCTKEIFANPQHPYTQTLLAAAPLLARV
- a CDS encoding class I SAM-dependent methyltransferase; amino-acid sequence: MSKNQPSNPYKNNIYPADKWQERIAQIAYRFNKEYQKEAFEVPNEVQEMPIYKEWKNGILAYKIASPFWEIAQPQKNQHCLDIGCGFSFLIYPWRDWQAFFYGQEISNIARDTLNSRGSQLNSKLFKGVELGASHHLNYPSEQFDLVIATGFSCYFPLEYWQAVLLEVKRVLKPGGHFVFDILNSEQPLAEDWAVLETYLGAEVFLESASEWEKTIKTGGAKVVKRQLGELFELYKVRF
- a CDS encoding GNAT family N-acetyltransferase; translation: MMIRHATETDLPTIVAIYNAAVPTRMATADLEPVSVESRMAWFQGRVPSQRPLWVVEIDGIIAGWLSFQSFYGRPAYHCTAEISIYISPDFQKHGLGKQLLEKAISESPSLGLKTLVSFIFAHNHPSLKLFEKFGFQHWGHLPKIADLAGVERDLIILGLRVGEKSYSR
- the pyrE gene encoding orotate phosphoribosyltransferase, whose protein sequence is MSYSTETSNQSDIWATTTDLTTLRQKLLDLFCQLAYQEGDFVLSSGQRSSYYINGKQVTLHPQGALAVGRLILHILPVNTQAVAGLTLGADPIVSAVSVVSVYENRPLPALIIRKEAKGHGTMAYIEGPTLPAGAKVVVLEDVVTTGQSALKAVERLQAAGYTVDRVISLIDRLQGGAELYKSAGLQFDTLFSIRDLQERYQQI